The genomic interval AAACTGCTCTTTCGCCCATACAATTCTAAGAGGTTCCCCACCCATCCTGTTTGCAGGTGTGAGGTTATTTACTGATATTGAACCGAAGATTACAGGTACAAGACTGCCGAATCTAATAGAATAACCAAGTGAATCCAGAATAACCTTCCATCTGAATGAAGAGATAAAAACACTTACAATATATAAAGATAGTGCCAGAAGGACATAACTCAGTTTTGCTCTCTCTACATCTTTTAATGTAACTCTAACCAGGGTGGAAATATCCTTCCAGAATATATGGATTAAAATAACCATTAGGAAAAGCATTAAGAGATTAGCTATCTTTGCTAAACTACGATATCTGTAAGAAAAATGTATCTACATCACCTCTTAATGCTATTTATTAAAAGCTATATATAATAGATGTAATAGAATAGATAAATTTAACTTCTGTAATAAGAAATTACCTATATCTTTTACTTCATTATTTTTACGTTTCTGTCAATACTCCACCCATACCTTTTCCTTCACAAGAAGCACCGGTACTCTTGCCTGGTTAATTACTCCTCCTGTGATACTTCCTATAAGTGCTCTACCAATATGTCCTTTTCCCCTTGTATACATTACTATAAGCTGGCAGTCCTTTTCAGCTTCCTTCAATATCATATCCACGGGGTCCCCTGTCTTGACAATTTTTTTCACAGGTAGCCCTGCCGTTATATCTGAGATTTCCTCCAGATGTTTTTCCGCAGCAGCAACATATTCAGCTACAAGTTCGTCCTTTGCATCATCATCGAACCATGTTATAGAAGAGAAATATCTTACCGCAGACTCATTAACAACATGCAATATCTTTATATCTGCTTCCAGTCTCCTTGCAATGCACGCTGCCACTTTTACCGGCAGTTCAGCCATATCTGACATATCTACGGGTACAAGTATTTTTTTAAAATCCGCAAACTTTGAATTCGGACCTACTATCATAACCGGAATTTTAGAAGCCCTTACAACCTGGGCTGCCACACTTCCAATTGCAAAACGACCCCCTAATCTAAGAGAGCCCATTATAATCATGTCTGCCTCGAAATCCTCAGCTTCTTCAATTATCTCTTCAGAAGGTTCACCCTCTCTCATGCTAAATTTAATTTTAACTCCTTCCGATATTTTAGGTGTTGACTCAATCTCCTTTTTCAGGTGTGTCAGTGTTTCTTTTGCATGTTTATTAAGAATAGAGTCAATATTCTCAGATTCAAACAGTTCTGGGTGGGAATAACCATTATCTTTCAATATAGTTGCGTCAATTCTCTTAAATTCTTCAATTTCGCCTGTATCTAAAACAGAAAGTACTCTGACTTCAGACACATCAAAATGTCTTGCGAATTGAATTGCATGTC from archaeon BMS3Bbin15 carries:
- a CDS encoding universal stress protein/MT2698 → MDYIKILVPSDGSEHSKHVIRHAIQFARHFDVSEVRVLSVLDTGEIEEFKRIDATILKDNGYSHPELFESENIDSILNKHAKETLTHLKKEIESTPKISEGVKIKFSMREGEPSEEIIEEAEDFEADMIIMGSLRLGGRFAIGSVAAQVVRASKIPVMIVGPNSKFADFKKILVPVDMSDMAELPVKVAACIARRLEADIKILHVVNESAVRYFSSITWFDDDAKDELVAEYVAAAEKHLEEISDITAGLPVKKIVKTGDPVDMILKEAEKDCQLIVMYTRGKGHIGRALIGSITGGVINQARVPVLLVKEKVWVEY